One window of the Dermacentor andersoni chromosome 10, qqDerAnde1_hic_scaffold, whole genome shotgun sequence genome contains the following:
- the LOC129380659 gene encoding uncharacterized protein, which translates to MARSEVAQSPLEQRPGAVSGAISPTPAPRSKRTLIAGATFGVSCALSISVAIFFIIWLSVRLTAMRRNDTVLRETPFCCPREAAELFAVIDNQAAPCEDFFAYVCRNAVDRVLTQRNVEHDILWDIDTHILTGTSNYGVKAAAALQALYRSCVTEIWQPDQRLRDILAAVFEIANTTKHMSRAQLLRFALEVQTRYDLPFYFTVYDYHGNIYFTRKLLRVAAYRQFCDDACYSTALSAFNAHFGANLTKEQIAAWEQLFTDDNTQPDVIAWDEISAVFGGMEAEQFKAILREFFTYVDTATSVIVSSKPELFADIARFWNVANQPLSLCHALIIVALSALEWIVFGDAELNSPTLRSADICQLHLRGNLQLWRATYVAALTNPDKDRQLRDIFEATRRSFVGYQPLRQLVATGNDTENFEDLMRSFTLMLPGDLVLPEMGAPVLNNSGFVRNIFRATSFEYDVRVEKQQRGMPALPQSFLEYAAERIMFVNKTTLYVSAPAYAWLSAGTANPLLADAPVIASRMAYWMWSNVRQWSGWSTRTQVVLKSFQ; encoded by the exons ATGGCCCGGAGCGAAGTAGCGCAGTCGCCACTTGAACAGCGCCCGGGGGCCGTCTCTGGTGCGATCTCTCCAACGCCGGCGCCCCGAAGTAAACGCACGCTTATAGCCGGCGCCACCTTCGGCGTCTCCTGCGCCCTCTCCATCTCCGTGGCCATCTTCTTCATTATCTGGCTCTCGGTCCGGCTGACCGCCATGCGGCGCAATGACACCGTCCTCCGGGAGACGCCGTTCTGCTGCCCCCGCGAGGCGGCCGAACTGTTCGCCGTCATCGACAACCAGGCGGCGCCCTGCGAGGACTTCTTCGCGTACGTCTGCAGGAACGCCGTCGACCGAGTCTTAACACAGCGGAACGTTGAGCACGACATTTTG TGGGACATCGATACGCACATCCTCACGGGCACCTCAAACTACGGTGTAAAAGCCGCTGCAGCACTTCAGGCGTTGTACAGATCATGCGTCACGGAGATATGGCAGCCAGATCAGCGACTGAGAGACATCCTGGCGGCCGTTTTTGAAATCGCTAACACCACGAAGCACATGAGCCGCGCCCAACTTCTGCGCTTTGCCTTGGAAGTCCAGACACGGTACGATCTCCCTTTCTACTTCACTGTTTACGACTACCACGGTAACATCTACTTCACAAGGAAGTTGCTCCGGGTCGCGGCCTACAGACAGTTTTGCGACGACGCCTGTTATTCCACCGCCCTGTCCGCATTTAACGCGCACTTCGGCGCTAACCTCACCAAAGAACAAATAGCCGCGTGGGAGCAGCTGTTTACTGACGACAACACTCAACCAGACGTCATCGCTTGGGACGAGATTTCCGCGGTTTTCGGAGGCATGGAAGCTGAGCAGTTCAAGGCCATATTGCGAGAGTTCTTTACCTACGTCGACACCGCGACCTCGGTAATTGTGTCATCCAAGCCGGAGCTGTTCGCCGACATAGCGCGTTTTTGGAACGTCGCAAATCAGCCCCTGTCGCTGTGTCACGCACTGATCATCGTCGCACTTAGTGCCCTGGAATGGATCGTCTTCGGAGACGCAGAGTTAAACTCGCCCACTCTGCGTAGCGCAGACATctgccagcttcacctccgcggaAACCTGCAGTTGTGGAGGGCCACTTACGTCGCGGCCCTCACGAACCCCGACAAGGACCGTCAACTGCGCGACATCTTCGAGGCGACACGGCGGAGCTTCGTCGGTTACCAGCCGCTTCGACAGCTCGTGGCAACCGGAAACGACACGGAGAACTTCGAGGATCTAATGCGGAGCTTCACTCTCATGCTTCCGGGTGACCTCGTCCTGCCGGAAATGGGCGCGCCCGTGTTGAACAACAGCGGTTTCGTGCGCAACATCTTCCGTGCGACGAGCTTCGAGTACGACGTAAGAGTTGAGAAGCAGCAACGAGGAATGCCTGCCCTCCCCCAGAGTTTCCTGGAATATGCGGCAGAACGGATCATGTTTGTAAACAAGACCACTCTCTACGTCAGTGCGCCAGCGTACGCCTGGCTGAGCGCCGGTACTGCCAATCCTCTACTCGCGGATGCGCCGGTCATTGCGAGCCGCATGGCGTACTGGATGTGGAGCAACGTCCGCCAATGGAGTGGCTGGTCTACAAGGACACAAGTCGTGCTTAAGTCCTTTCAGTAA